GTATGGGGAGGTGGTAGCTTGCTGGTTGAAAACACTCTCTTCGGAGTGAGGGACAAAGTTCAAATGGCGCTTGAAATGCTCCGGGAGTTCGAGCCGGAAGAGGGATACTACCTCGCCTACAGCGGCGGCAAGGATAGCACCGTGCTACTCGATCTTGCCAGAATAAGCGGGGTGAAATTCGATACGCATTACAATCTCACGACCGTCGATCCGCCGGAGCTGGTCTATTTTATCCGCACACAATCAGACGTTGCCGTAAGGACACCTGAAAAAACGATGTGGGAATTGATAGTCGAGAAACGGTTTCCGCCGACACGATTTGTCAGATATTGTTGCCAAGTTTTGAAAGAGAGTAGTGGTGTAGACCGCAGGATTCTCACAGGGGTTCGCGCCGCTGAAAGCGCAAAACGCTCGAAACGTCAACAGGTCGAACGATGTATGCGTGATGATTCAAAAACGTATTTTCACCCAATTTTCTACTGGTCGGATGAAGACGTGTGGGAATACATCCACTCTCGCAAGCTCCCGTATTGCAGCCTTTACGACGAGGGATTCAAACGGCTCGGGTGCATCTGCTGTCCGATGCAGGGACCGGAC
This genomic interval from Spartobacteria bacterium contains the following:
- a CDS encoding phosphoadenosine phosphosulfate reductase: MLVENTLFGVRDKVQMALEMLREFEPEEGYYLAYSGGKDSTVLLDLARISGVKFDTHYNLTTVDPPELVYFIRTQSDVAVRTPEKTMWELIVEKRFPPTRFVRYCCQVLKESSGVDRRILTGVRAAESAKRSKRQQVERCMRDDSKTYFHPIFYWSDEDVWEYIHSRKLPYCSLYDEGFKRLGCICCPMQGPDGMKKDAERWPKFKAQYIRTFQKMIDKKIADGLDTGDWRTGQDVWNWWVRPNPPKETDEAQLTIFEG